From Triticum urartu cultivar G1812 chromosome 2, Tu2.1, whole genome shotgun sequence, a single genomic window includes:
- the LOC125537532 gene encoding probable LRR receptor-like serine/threonine-protein kinase RPK1, protein MAFHRQRTLCFTTIATLFLLHHIAAASSSLVQEHDRWALLQLMNGLSSGCGDVPGYWSPDSGVQHCSWKEVRCDMRSRVVAISLPSQPSRRLAGVLSPAVAGLTDLKVLSLPSRGLRGEIPGELWRLQNLEVLNLAGNSLRGSLPAIFPKGLQSLDLSGNQLSGRIPPGLGDCSHLRRLRMSSNSLDGFIPPQIGRLAELRVLELSGNRLAGGVPPELRHCSYLVKMDLSRNLLHGQVPSSILKELKKLRFLSLAGNNFSGEIPSGLGQLRSLRLLNLSSNSLSGVVPIDLVALRDHTVLLLDSDLLPAKVSSPMPSPEMEEISQVTADSSGVGPPPHSAEVFTVIPQYKSTWVLTEANRGTPPDGSGNVGHLKTIEIVAIALVLVVIVALLVVATIYVFKRRRRTPRQPRRSGTGTGTRREREVKVFAGVDIGASLTYEAIVRATGNFNASNCIGFGGFGATYRAEVAPGVLVAVKRLSIGRQHGNKQFQAEVETLGRRHHPNLVTLMGYHISDQETFLIYNYLPGGNLERFIQERTKRQIGWRVLHKIALDIAHALAFMHDECSPRILHRDVKPSNILLDNDFNAYLSDFGLAKLLRNSQTHTTTSVAGTFGYVAPEYATTCRVSDKADVYSYGVLLLELISDKKVLDPSFSPYGNGFNIISWANKLIQSGRVCEFFVEGLWNKAPHDDLVEIMNLGVLCTVESLSSRPKMKHVVRRLRELRPPSY, encoded by the coding sequence ATGGCCTTCCATCGCCAGAGAACACTCTGCTTCACAACCATTGCCACCTTATTCCTCCTCCACCATATCGCCGCCGCTTCCTCCTCGCTAGTCCAAGAACATGATAGGTGGGCTCTCCTCCAACTCATGAACGGACTCTCCTCCGGCTGCGGCGACGTCCCTGGGTACTGGTCACCGGACTCAGGCGTTCAACACTGCTCCTGGAAGGAGGTGAGATGCGACATGCGGTCCCGGGTCGTCGCCATCTCCCTCCCTTCCCAACCCAGCCGGCGCCTCGCCGGGGTGTTGTCACCGGCGGTGGCCGGCCTCACCGACCTCAAAGTACTTTCTCTACCCTCCCGAGGGCTCCGCGGAGAGATACCTGGTGAGTTATGGAGGCTGCAGAACCTGGAGGTCCTCAACCTTGCGGGCAACTCCCTCCGCGGCTCCCTTCCGGCCATCTTCCCCAAGGGGCTGCAGAGTTTGGACCTTTCCGGCAACCAGCTCTCCGGGAGAATCCCTCCTGGTCTCGGGGACTGCTCGCACCTCCGGCGGCTCCGGATGTCTTCCAATTCTCTGGATGGTTTCATCCCTCCGCAGATTGGGAGGCTTGCCGAGTTGCGGGTCTTGGAATTGTCCGGGAACAGACTAGCCGGTGGCGTTCCGCCGGAGCTCCGGCATTGCAGTTACCTTGTCAAGATGGACCTCAGCAGAAATTTACTCCATGGGCAAGTGCCTTCCTCCATTCTCAAGGAGCTCAAGAAGTTGAGGTTTCTGTCATTAGCTGGGAACAATTTCAGTGGTGAGATACCATCCGGTCTGGGTCAGCTGAGATCGCTGAGGCTGCTAAATTTGTCCTCAAATTCTCTGTCAGGAGTGGTTCCCATTGATCTCGTGGCACTGAGAGATCACACAGTTCTACTCCTTGACAGTGATCTGCTCCCTGCGAAGGTTTCCTCTCCTATGCCATCACCTGAAATGGAAGAGATTTCTCAAGTGACAGCTGATAGTTCAGGGGTAGGTCCACCACCCCACTCTGCTGAAGTATTTACAGTCATCCCCCAGTACAAAAGCACCTGGGTACTTACCGAGGCAAACCGAGGCACACCGCCTGATGGCAGCGGCAATGTTGGTCATCTGAAGACCATAGAGATTGTTGCAATAGCTTTGGTGTTAGTCGTCATTGTTGCTCTTCTAGTTGTGGCCACCATATACGTTTTCAAAAGGAGAAGACGGACCCCAAGGCAACCAAGACGCTCTGGCACTGGCACTGGCACTAGAAGGGAGAGGGAGGTGAAGGTTTTTGCTGGCGTTGACATTGGAGCTTCCCTAACTTACGAGGCAATTGTCCGGGCCACTGGAAATTTTAATGCAAGCAACTGCATCGGCTTTGGCGGCTTTGGCGCGACATATAGAGCTGAGGTTGCACCTGGGGTTTTGGTGGCAGTAAAGAGGCTTTCTATTGGGAGGCAACACGGTAACAAGCAGTTCCAAGCAGAAGTTGAAACCCTTGGGCGGCGTCACCATCCTAATCTTGTCACTCTCATGGGGTACCATATCAGTGACCAAGAGACATTCCTGATATACAACTATTTGCCAGGTGGAAACTTGGAGAGGTTCATACAGGAGAGAACTAAGAGGCAAATTGGTTGGAGAGTGCTCCACAAAATTGCTCTGGATATTGCTCATGCTCTTGCTTTCATGCATGATGAGTGCTCCCCCCGCATTCTGCACCGAGATGTTAAGCCAAGCAACATATTGCTCGACAATGACTTCAATGCATATCTCTCCGATTTTGGATTAGCGAAACTTCTTCGCAACTCACAAACTCATACAACCACAAGTGTTGCTGGTACTTTCGGTTATGTCGCGCCGGAGTATGCAACGACATGCCGTGTGTCTGATAAAGCAGATGTTTATAGCTATGGGGTTCTGCTTCTTGAACTGATCTCGGATAAGAAAGTACTGGATCCATCATTCTCTCCATATGGAAATGGTTTCAACATTATTAGCTGGGCTAATAAGCTAATCCAAAGCGGTAGAGTTTGCGAGTTCTTCGTTGAGGGCTTGTGGAATAAGGCCCCACATGATGACCTGGTTGAGATTATGAACCTGGGGGTCCTGTGCACTGTGGAGTCTCTTTCTTCTAGGCCCAAAATGAAGCATGTTGTTCGCCGTCTAAGAGAACTCCGTCCGCCTTCTTACTAG
- the LOC125537534 gene encoding 60S ribosomal protein L13a-1-like → MVSGSGVSARRVVVDARHHMLGRLASIVAKELLNGQRVVVVRCEEMCISGGLVRQKMKYLRFLRKRMNTKPSHGPIHFRAPSRIFWRTVRGMIPHKTPRGEAALARLKAFEGVPPPYDRTKRMVIPDALKVLRLQPGHRFCLLGELSKEVGWNYHETIKELEEKRKEKAKVSYDRRKQLAKLRFKAEKAAEEKLGSQLDILAPIKY, encoded by the exons ATGGTGTCTGGCTCCGGTGTGTCCGCGCGTCGCGTGGTGGTGGATGCGCGCCACCACATGCTGGGTCGCCTTGCGTCGATCGTGGCCAAGGAGCTGCTCAACGGGCAGCGCGTGGTGGTGGTCCGGTGCGAGGAGATGTGCATCTCCGGCGGGCTGGTCCGTCAGAAGATGAAGTACCTCCGCTTCCTCCGCAAGCGGATGAACACCAAGCCCTCGCACGGCCCCATCCACTTCCGCGCTCCCTCGCGCATTTTCTGGCGCACCGTGCGCGGCATGATCCCGCACAAGACGCCCCGCGGCGAGGCCGCACTCGCCAGGCTCAAGGCTTTCGAGGGCGTCCCGCCGCCTTACGATCGCACCAAGCGTATGGTCATTCCCGACGCGCTAAA GGTTCTGAGGCTGCAGCCGGGGCACAGGTTCTGTCTGCTCGGCGAGCTTTCCAAGGAGGTCGGATGGAACTACCATGAAACTATCAAG GAACTAgaggagaagaggaaggagaaggcaaaggTGTCGTATGACAGGAGGAAGCAACTGGCCAAGCTGCGCTTCAAGGCTGAGAAGGCTGCCGAGGAGAAGCTGGGTTCTCAGTTGGACATCCTGGCACCAATCAAATACTAG